The genomic window ACCTCTGGCAGAACATGCTGGAGGACCGGGGATACAGGACGACGGTCAAGCAGCTCGACCCGGGTCCGCTGTACACGGGTCTCGCGCAGGGTCAGCTGGACGTCCAGTTCGACTCCTGGCTCCCGACGACGCACAAGGACTACTGGGACCGGTACAAGGACAACCTCTCGGACCTCGGTTCCTGGTACGGCCCGACGTCGCTGGAGCTCTCGGTCCCCTCGTACGTCAAGGGCATCGACTCGCTCGAGGACCTCAAGGGCCAGGGCAAGAAGTTCAACGGCAAGATCATCGGCATCGAGTCGAGCGCCGGGATGATGGGCACCCTGAACAAGAAGGTGCTCAAGGCGTACGGCCTCGAAGGTGAGTACAAGGTCGTCTCCTCCAGCACGTCGTCGATGCTCGCCGAGCTGAACCGGTCGATCAAGAAGAAGGAGCCGGTCGTGGTGACCCTGTGGTCGCCGCACTGGGCCTACGGCAAGCACGACCTGAAGAAGCTCAAGGACCCGAAGGGTGCCTGGGGCAAGGGCGAGCAGATCCACACGGTCGCCAAGAAGGACTTCGCGAAGGACTTCCCGGAGCTGACCGGGTGGCTGAAGGACTTCAAGCTCAGCGAGGACCAGCTGGCCTCGCTCGAGGTGGAGCTCCAGAAGGGCGGCGCCGGCAAGGAGAAGGAGTCGGCCCGCCGCTGGATGGACGCCAACCCGGACGTCGTGGCGAAGCTGGCGCCCGTCAGCTGACGCTCCCGGTCCACGGCAGGCCATGACGAAGGGGACGGCCCGGGTAGCGAACCCGGGCCGTCCCCTTCAGGCTTGTCGGAGGGAGTCCCCGAAGGTTTCCCGTCCGCCCGGGTTCGCCGGCTTCGCCTCCGTCACGCGAACGACATGCGTAGGGTGCTGGCAACCGGGAGGATGGTGAACCGGGGAGGGAGCCGGACATGGACGACAAGGAAGCCCTTCGAGTGGGTGCCGCGGTTCGCCGACGCCGCAGGACCCTCGGACTCACCCTGGCCGCGGTGGCCGGGCGCAGTGGCCTGTCCGTGCCGTTCCTCAGCCAGATCGAGAACGAGCGGGCCAGGCCCAGCCCCCGGTCGCTGGACCGGGTGGCGGAGGCGCTGGAGACCACGACCGAGCGGCTGAGGGCGGCGGCGGACTCGGCGCGCGCCGTGGACGTCGTGCGGGCGGACGACGAGGACGGTGTGCGGCGCCTGGTGCGCGGCCGCCATCAGCTCAGCGCCCTGGAGTTCATCGGCGAACACGACCTCGGCCGTGAGTTCCAGCACCGGAACGACGAGGTGATGTACGTCGTCGAGGGCGCCGTCGAGGTCGAGGCGGAGGGCAGGGCGCACCGGCTCGGCCGGGGCGACAGCCTCTTCCTCTCGGGCGGGGTGCGCCACCGCTGGCGGGCGACCGGCCCCGGTACCCGGCTGCTGGTCGTCTCGGTCGCCGAGCACATCGACGCGACGTACGACGCGCGGCGCTGACGGGCGCCTCCGGCGCCGAGCCGGGCGTGCTGCCCGGCGAGCCCGGCCGCTCCACGGCCGCGGACGGGCCCGAGGCCCTTCCCGGGCTCCGGGCGCTACGTGTCGACGGACGGCACCTCACGTGGTAGGGACCGTCGCCGGCGGAAGCGGCCGGGGCGCTGCGAGCAGCGCTCCGCTGAACAGTCCGCCCAGCGTGCGCGCGCCGGCGAAGGCCCAGGCGGTGACCAGCAGCGCGTAGAGCGCCACGGCCAGCCAGGTGAAGGCGGTCAGCCCGGTGTGCCGGGCCAGCCCCGCCGCGCCGGTGACGCAGGTGCCGACCGGGAACGTGAACCCCCACCACGTCATCGTGAACCCCATCCCGCGACGCATCGCCCGGACGGCCATCGCGCCGGACAGGGCGAGCCACAGCAGGGCGAAGCCCATCACCGGGACCCCGTACAGCACGGCGAACGCACCGAAGGCGGGGGCGTAGGGCGCCGCGATCGCCCCGGGCGCCACGTCGGCGAGCTGGTTGACGGCGGTCGTCGACTGTCCCAGAGGACCGAGCACGAGGAAGAGCGCGGGGGTCAGCGCGAGCGGCAGCGGGCCCTCGTGGACCAGCCGCGCGAAGACGAGCGGCAGGACCACGAGGGTCGCCAGCAGGGACAGCCCGAACATCGCGTAACAGGCCAGCAGGAGCGCCTCACGCCCCTGGCCGGGCGGCAGCTCGGGCACCAGCAGGGGGCCGACCGCCGCCGAGACCATGGGCGGCACCAGCGGCAGCAGCCACACCGGCGAGGCACTGCCCGGCCGGGGACGGTGGCGTACGACCATCAGGTACGGGATGACGACTGCGCCCGCCAGGCCCGCGACCGTGCCCGCCGTGAACAGCACGGTGTCCACGGCGACGGCGGCCGGGTGGCCGACGACGTCCCGCCCCACCGCGAGGGTCCCCGCGCCGACGGCGAGCAGCGCCATGGGCATGCAGCCGTAGAAGGGTGCCACCGCGGGGTCCAGGAGATGCGCCCTCGCCCGGTCCC from Streptomyces sp. NBC_01341 includes these protein-coding regions:
- a CDS encoding helix-turn-helix domain-containing protein; the protein is MDDKEALRVGAAVRRRRRTLGLTLAAVAGRSGLSVPFLSQIENERARPSPRSLDRVAEALETTTERLRAAADSARAVDVVRADDEDGVRRLVRGRHQLSALEFIGEHDLGREFQHRNDEVMYVVEGAVEVEAEGRAHRLGRGDSLFLSGGVRHRWRATGPGTRLLVVSVAEHIDATYDARR
- a CDS encoding TDT family transporter, producing MAIYSRTRTPHTPPVTVAGAGSGTGATARRLPSLRHLGPNWYATVMGTAIVATAGAALPVHVPGLRGLCVVVWAGSAVLLVAVLAARAGHWIHHRDRARAHLLDPAVAPFYGCMPMALLAVGAGTLAVGRDVVGHPAAVAVDTVLFTAGTVAGLAGAVVIPYLMVVRHRPRPGSASPVWLLPLVPPMVSAAVGPLLVPELPPGQGREALLLACYAMFGLSLLATLVVLPLVFARLVHEGPLPLALTPALFLVLGPLGQSTTAVNQLADVAPGAIAAPYAPAFGAFAVLYGVPVMGFALLWLALSGAMAVRAMRRGMGFTMTWWGFTFPVGTCVTGAAGLARHTGLTAFTWLAVALYALLVTAWAFAGARTLGGLFSGALLAAPRPLPPATVPTT